ACTCATTTTGAGTTGAAAAACATTGGCTTAGGACAAGTAATGACTCCTTTCAGAATTGCTGTAGTTGGAACAACATCAGGTCCTGGAATGTTTGAAATAGTTGAGTTGTTGGGAAAAGAGGAAATTATAAACAGAATAGATAACGCGGTTAAAAATATTGAGATTAATTAAAACTAATCCCAAACAAATTTCCAGTTACCATCAGCCTGTTTTTTCCAAACGGTATGAAAAGCACCCTTACTTTCAATTACCTTACCGGTAGAATCTTTATGTGTATATGTATATTTTCCATATGTATAACCCAAATCACCAGATGAAGAAACATCAACAAAATCAGGAGACCATGTTAATTGCGCATCATTTATTTTAACATAATCAAAATACAAATTCACCTGTTTTTTCCCCTTGTAAATCAAATTGAACCTGCTCATGGCAACATTATCAGCGGCATAAAAAAGAAAGGCTTCTCTTATTCCCTTTTCCGTTGCCATTTTTTGAAAATCCTTCTCAACCTGTAGAATTTCAGCTTTAGATTTTGCAACATCTACAGTTTCAGTTTTTGTTGACTGACATGAAAACATTGTAAAACTTACAAAAAGTAACAAAATAATAGCTCTCATAATATTAATTATTTATAATGCTAAATTATAAAAATATTAAAATCTAATGTTTAAAATTCAAAATATTATATGTGTCCATTTGTTAAAAAAACTAATCTAAAACAAGTTTGAATAATTTTTAAAACTATTGTGTTTATCTTTATGAATTATAAAATTCATTATATGTATATTATCAAGCCATTAGCTATTTTATTGATAATTATTATTTACACTAATACAAGTGCTCAGGAAAAATGGTCTTTAGAAAAGTGTATTAATTATGCAATTGAAAATAATATTCAGATTAAAATTCAGGAACTTTCTTCAAAAAATGCTAATGCTTCTTACCTGAAAAGTAAAATGTCTTTTCTTCCAAATCTTAATGGTTCTGCCGGTCAGAATTATTCACTTGGTCGTTCAATTGACCCTCTTACAAATCAATTTGCTGAAAATAATGTTAGTTCAAATAATTTTTCGTTATCAAGTTCGATTACACTTTTTAATGGTTTTCAGAATATTAACACTTTAAAACAAAGCTCACTTAACTTTCAGGCTGGATTAGAAGATTTACAAAAAGCAAAGAATGATATTTCACTAAATATTGCTTCTGCATTCTTGCAAATATTATTTAGTGACGAACTTGTTTACGTTGCCCAGAATCAGGTTGAACTCTCAAAAGAACAAGCAGAAAGAAATAAAAAATTATATGAAGCAGGAAGTATTGCTCAGGGAAATTATCTTGAAATGCAATCACAACTAGCCTCAGATGAAATGCAACTTGTAAGTGCAGAAAATCAGCTTTCAATGTCTTACCTTACATTAAATCAGTTGCTGGAACTTGGATTTACAGATAGTTTTAATATTGAAAAACCATTAATCCCTGAGCCTGAAACTAGTTTTTCATTTACAACACCTGAAGAAATCTTTCAGGAAGCAATTCAAAAACTTCCTCAGATAAAAAGTGCAGAGTTAAGAATGAAAAGTGCAGAAAAAGGACTTGCAATAGCAAGAGGTTACAGAAGTCCCAGATTAACTTTAAGTGGAGTTTACTCAACAGGCTATTCATCACAAAGACAATCTGTAACAGGAATGAGTTTAGGCACGCCTGTTGTTACAGGATTTGCATTAGATGGTTCTGGGAATCAGTTTGATGTTTATTCACCTACCTATACTTACAATTACGTTACACCATCTTTTAACGATCAGTTAAAAGATAATGTCAGCAAAAGTATTTCATTTGGTTTAAGTATTCCTATATTTAACAATTGGCAAACAAACTATTCTGTTAGCTCAGCTAAAATAAATGCGTTAAACTCCAAATACTCATACGACCTTGCCGAGAAACAATTACAAAAAGAAATTCAGCAGGCATATGCAGACGCAACTGCTTCAATAAAAAAATATTTAGCAGCAAAAAAATCTGTTACAGCTTCACAGGAATCATTTCGTTATATACAGCAAAAATTTGATGTTGGAATGATAAATACTGTTGATTTTAATCTTGCTAAAAACAATCTTGCTAAAGCGCGTTCAGAGCTTATTAAAGCAAAATACGAATATGTTTTCAGAATTAAAATTCTTGATTTTTATCGTGGCATTCCAATAAAACTTTAAATAAAATTATTATGATTAACCGGAAAAAAACTTTCCGAATACTACTTATAGCTGTAATTGTACTAATTGTTATAGCATTTGTAGGAAAAAGACTTGGCTGGTTTGGAAATAGTATTGAATACGAAATAACAACCGACAAAGCATCAAAGCGCAGTATTGTTGAAATAATAACTGCAAATGGTAAAATTCAACCAGAAACTGAGGTTAAGATAAGTTCTGATGTGTCGGGCGAAATTGTTGAGCTTAATGTTAAAGAAGGCGACGAAGTTAAAAAAGGTGATTTGCTATTAAAGATAAAACCTGACACTTACATTTCCAGTCTTGAAAGAATGGAAGCTTCGTTAAACTCTGCAAAAGCAAACTTAGCTAACAGCAAAGCACGTCTTGCTCAGGTTGAAGCACAACTTACTCAAACCGAATTAACATATAACAGAAATAAAAAACTTTTTGAACAGGGAGCTATTTCTCAGGCAGACTACGACAATGCACTTGCAGCTTATAACATGGGTAAAGCAGATGTTGAAGCAGCGAAACAAACAGTTGTTGGTGCCGATTTTAATGTAAAAAGTGGTGATGCATCATTAAAGGAAGCAAATGAAAATCTGACTAAAACAAGCATATATGCGCCAATGTCAGGAACTGTTTCAAAGTTGAGTGTGGAATATGGAGAAAGAGTTGTTGGAACAATGCAGATGACAGGAACTGAACTACTTCGTATTGCAAATTTAAACATTATGGAAGTTAAAGTAAATGTTAATGAAAATGATATTGTACACGTTAGTATGTTTGACACTTCATCAATTGAAATAGATGCATATCCCGATCAGAAATTTAAAGGTATTGTTACTTCTATAGCAAATTCGTCAAACACTACAGGTAGCACTACAGGAATAACAACAGATCAGGTTACAAATTTTGAAGTAAAAATCAGGATCTTAGCAGAATCATATTTAAATCTTATTCCAAAAGATAATCCTAAATTTTACCCATTTCGTCCTGGTATGTCAGCCACAGTTGACATACAGACTCAAATTGAAAGAAATACACTTACAGTACCTATTCAATCGGTTACAACAAGAATTGATTCCAGTTTAAATAAAACAGGTTTTAATAAACCCAAAAAAGAAAATGAAGAAGATGTTGTAAAGAAAGCTGACAATGACTTTAAAGAATATGTATTTCGTTTTGACAGTAAATCCGGAACAGTAGAGATGGTTGAAATAAAAACCGGAATTCAGGATAATAACTTCATACAAATTTTATCAGGTATTAAAGAAAATGATGAAGTAGTTTCTGCTCCTTACAGCATAATAAGCAAAAAGCTGAAAGATAAAGATCGCGTTAAAAAGGTTCCAGCTGAAATGCTTTTCTCAGGAGACAAATAACTTAACATCGAATCAATAAAAAGATTTGATTAGAACTATGCCAAATATTTTAGCTATAGAAACTTCAACTACTAATTGTTCAATTGCATTGTGGTCGGACAATAAAATAATTTGCTCCAAAGAAAATAGCGAACAAAATGCACATTCACGCTTATTAACAGTAATGATAAATGATTTGCTTGCAGAAAATAATTTTGAAATTACATCATTAAATGCAATTGCTGTAAGCATAGGTCCTGGTTCTTATACCGGATTAAGAATTGGAGTTTCTGTAGTTAAGGGACTTTGCTATGGTTTAAATCTTCCGACTATTACTGTTGATACTTTAAAGGCTTTGACTCAACAGTATTTGCTTTTATATCCTGAAACAAAAAAATTTTCCAAAACACTTCTCTGCCCATTGTTAGATGCAAGAAGAATGGAAGTTTATACTGCACTATATACAACAACTCTTGAAGAGATTAAACCTGTTTCTGCAATGATTATTGACGAATACAGCTTTCAAGATGAATTGAAAGAAAAAAATATTATTTTCTTTGGCTCAGGAGTTGAAAAATGTAAAAATATTATTACTTCGCCAAATGCCACCTTTACAGGAAACATAGAACCTTCTGCACAAGCAGTTGCATTATTAGCTAATGAACTTTATAATAAAAATCAGTTTGCCGACACTGCATATTTTGAACCTTTTTATCTTAAAGATTTTGTTGCAATAAAATCGACCAAGAAATTTTTCTAGTCTTAATTAACAACACCATCATTCTTACAACAATTTAATTATCTGCCATTAACCACCAATTAACTACACCTACTTCATAAATTAAATAAAATTGGTATATTTACGGCATGCGATTTGAAAATTTAACCGCTAAAAATTGTGGATATGTTAAAAAGAGTATTATTTATTATAATTTTTTTCGTTCCCGCTTTTCTCAATGCACAAGTAAAAAACGAAGAAATACCAAATACTGCCTATAAATCAGGTGAACAATTAAAATATCTTGTTCATTTTGGTTTTATTGATGGAGGTGTTGCCAGTCTTGCAATGGAAGAACTCGAAGTTAGCGGAAAAAAAATTCATCACGCTAAAGCAATCGGAAAATCTGTAGGTGTAACCGACAAGCTTTTTAAAGTTCGAGACGTATATGAAACTTTTATTGATGCAAATAATGGTCTACCTGTAAAAGCTATTAGAGATATCACAGAAGATACATATAAATATTACGACGAAGTTCTTTTTAATCGTAAAGAAAATTTTGTTATTACAAAAAGAAAGGGGAAAGTAAAAGTTCCCGAAAACACAGTAGATATTCTTTCTGCATTTTATTATGCACGTCGGGCTATGTTTAGCGATTTAAAACAAGGCGACATATTAAAAATTGACACTTATTTTGATGATGGTATTTTTACTTTAGAGATTCGCTATAAAGGAACAGAAACTATAAAAACAAAAATGGGAAAAATTAATTGTTTAAAATTTTGCCCTGTTGTTGAACCCGGAAGAATTTTTGATACTGAGAATGACGTTACAATATGGATTTCTAACGATAAAAATTTTCTACCCGTAAGAATTCAATTCGATTTAATTGTTGGTAGTTTAAAATGTGATTTAATTGAATACCAAAATCTGAAAAATAACTTTGCTGTTTCTAAGTAATTAAATAATACTTTATTTTAATCAAAATAAGGATAATCCTTATCAAAGTAATTTATTATAACAATAAACTGATAATCTCCTTTTCCTCCAAAAAAAGTAAATTCTACTTTAATTTTCATTCCGTTATAATTATTCCATCTGGCTTCCATAACATCATATCCATAATGATGCTTTTTGTAGGGATCAACAAAAGAAGTTGTGCCTGTAATTAAAGTATCAGGTGAATTAAACACTTTTGAATAATCTTTTATTATTTGCTTTGTAGCTTTTAAACAAAGGTCAAAATTTGCCTGATTAATTTCATTAATGTATTTATCAAAATGCATCCAGTTTAATTTATTGTTTTCAAAACGGTAGCCCCATTCACCAGAAATACCGTAAAGTGTATCCATGAATGAAAGCGTAATAGTATTTTGGTATGACCCGGATTCAGTTTTAGGATATAACTTTTGCACTTCATCCATGCTCATTCCAATTTTTGCTTTAGACTGTCCAAAAAGATTAACTGAACATATTAATAAAACAACAAAAGCAATTAATGTTTTCATATTCACTAAATTTTAAACCAAATTTAACAAAAAAGAGGAAGAATTAAATAATTCTTCCTCTTTAATTATTTTCACATGAATTTATTTTTTTGGAAAATAAATATTTGGTGAAGCATCGCCTTCTTTTTGAATAACTAATTTCTCAGCTGATAATTCTACAATTTTATATGTTACAGGTGCTTTTTCTTTTCCTAACTGGTTATCCCACTCTCTCATAATAATAGAAGATTCATCTTCGTTAAAATTCCAAAAACCAAGTACTGATGAAGATAAAAAACCTTCTCCAATTGTTCTTGAATAGGATAATTTTGTAGGGTCAGTCTGATCAATACCAAACACAACTGTTTCGCTTAAAAAATCAGCCATTTTCTTTACATCACCCTGTAATTGAATATCAGCAGTAATGCTTGTTGTATCCTTAATTACATCTGTAGTACCCTTTAAAGTAGCATTTGGATCAAGTTTCCAATTAATGGATGTAAGCAATTTTCCTTTATCTGAAAGAACTACTGCACCGTCTTTTGTATCACCTTTACCACCGCCGCATGAAACTGCAACAAAAAATAAAGCTATTAGGCTTAATGAAAACATTGATTTTGTAAGATTTTTCATAATATTGATTTTTGGTTATAATACAAATATATAAATATATATTTAAGTTCCAAAATATCTTGCTTCTGGATGAGCAAAATAAAACCCGGAAACCGTAGCAGTAGGAAACATGGAATAACTTTCAGTAAGAAAAGCACCTATATTCTCTGTAACATTTAACTCATTAAATATTACTTCCTTTAATTTATGATCCGGACAACTTGGATATCCTGGTGCTGGTCTTATTCCGCGATATTTTTCCTTGAGCATTTCTTCAATATTTACATTTTCATTTGGAGAATATGCCCATAATTCTTTTCTAACTTTTTCGTGAAGATATTCGGCAAGTGCCTCAGCTAACCTATCAGCAAGTATTCTAATCATGAGTGCAGAATATTCATCACCTGCTTCTTTATATTGTTTCTCAATTTTATCAGCACCCATCCCTGCTGTAGTGACAAACATTCCTATATAATCTGTTACATTTAATTCTTTTGGTGCAATATAATCTGAAAGACAAAGATTTGGTTGACTATCATCTTTTGGTTCTTTGTTACGAGGAAATTCAATTTCATGAATCTTGTCAGAAGAATTAAAGTAAACATTGTTACATTCAGAATAAGCAGGAAAAAATCCCAAAACAGCATCTGCACTTAATAAACCCTCATCAGCAATTTTATTTAAAAAGGTTTCTGCATCTTTTAGTAATTTTTTTGCTTCTTTCCCTTTTTCTGTATCATTAAGCAAAGCAGGATATGCACCTTTTAACTGCCATTGGTGGAAAAAATAAGCCCAGCTGATTAAAGGAATCAACTCTTTAATGGATATGTTTTTAATAACTTTTACTCCTAAAAACGATGGCTTTACAATATCTGCCTTTGTAACATCATACCTGAATTTATTATCCAATGCTTCCTGTTCTGATATTTCTTTTTTATTTTCTTGCCTCTTTAAGTGATTTGTTTTTAACTCTTCATATTCAGAATAAAGTTTTCTTAAATAATCTTCTTTTCTTTCAGTACTTAGTAAATCAGAAACTATTCCTGCACTTAATGAAGCATCCTTCACATGAACTACTGCACCCGAATATGCTTCTGCAATTTTAACTGCAGTATGTATTTTGGACGTTGTTGCGCCACCAATCAAAAGCGGAATTTTCATTCCTCTTTCTTCCATCCCTTTTGCAACATAAATCATTTCATCTAATGAAGGAGTTATTAATCCGCTTAATCCAACCATATCTACATTTAATCTTTCGGCTTCATTAAGTATTGTTTCCCGAGGAACCATAATTCCCAAATCAATTATTTCATAATTGTTACAAGCCAAAATAATTCCTGCAATATTCTTCCCAATGTCATGCACATCACCTTTAACTGTTGCTATTAATATTTTCCCGGCTTTTGAACTGCTTGCAGATAAACTTTGTTGTTCTAACAAAGGTTGCAATAAGGCAACAGCTTTTTTCATAACACGGGCACTTTTCATTACCTGTGGCAAAAACATCTGACCGGACCCAAATAGTTCACCAACCTTACTCATTCCGTTCATTAACGGACCTTCAATAATATCAATAGGCTTCGAAAGAATTTTTAGCATTTCTTCAATATCCTCATCAATAAAATCGGCAATTCCTTTTATAAGAGCATGGGCAAGCCTTTCTTCAACTGAAAGAGTTCTCCACTCATTTACAGATGTATCAGAAATAAGTTCCGATTTAAGATTTAAAGCAGCCTCTAATATACGCTCAGTAGAATCGTCTCTGCGATTAAAAATTAAATCCTCAGCTAAGTTTTTTATTTTTTCATCAATCTGATCATATACAGGAAGCGCACCGGCATTAACAATTCCCATATCCAAACCTGCCTTTATTGCATGATATAAAAACACCGAATGTAGAACTTGTCTTATTGCTTCATTTCCTCTGAATGCAAATGAAAGATTGCTAATTCCCCCACTTGTCTTGGCATAAGGTAAATTTTCTTTTATCCACTTTATTGCATCAAGAAATTCAATAGCAAAATTGTTATGTTCAGCTAATCCTGTACCTATTGTTAAAATATTAGCATCAAAAATAATATCCTCTGGTGGAAAATTAATTTTATTAACAAGTAATTCGTATGCACGTTTGCAAACATCAATTTTTCTTTGATAAGTTGTAGCTTGCCCTTCTTCATCAAAAGCCATAACAATTGCAGAAGCACCGTATTGACGAATCTTTGCGGCTCTTTCCAGAAATGCTTCCTCTCCTTCTTTTAAACTTATTGAATTTACAATAACCTTACCCTGCACAGATTTTAAACTATTTTCTAATACAGTCCATTTTGAAGAATCAATCATTATCGGAGCTTTTGCAACATCAGGATCAGAGCTTACCCAACGCAAAAATAATGGCATTTCTGTTTCTGCATCAATCATTCCATCGTCTAAACTAACATCAAACACTTGTGCTCCATTTTCAATTTGTTGACGCGCTACTAATAATGCGTCTTCATATTTATGTTCACGAATCAACTTTGCAAATTTCATTGAACCGGATACATTTGTGCGTTCACCAATATTTATAAAATTTGATTCTTTGCGAATTGTTAAAGCTTCCAGTCCACTTAATTTAGTTAATGGTTCAAATACAGGGACAATACGTGGTGAATATTCTTTAACTGCAT
This genomic interval from Bacteroidia bacterium contains the following:
- a CDS encoding TolC family protein, yielding MYIIKPLAILLIIIIYTNTSAQEKWSLEKCINYAIENNIQIKIQELSSKNANASYLKSKMSFLPNLNGSAGQNYSLGRSIDPLTNQFAENNVSSNNFSLSSSITLFNGFQNINTLKQSSLNFQAGLEDLQKAKNDISLNIASAFLQILFSDELVYVAQNQVELSKEQAERNKKLYEAGSIAQGNYLEMQSQLASDEMQLVSAENQLSMSYLTLNQLLELGFTDSFNIEKPLIPEPETSFSFTTPEEIFQEAIQKLPQIKSAELRMKSAEKGLAIARGYRSPRLTLSGVYSTGYSSQRQSVTGMSLGTPVVTGFALDGSGNQFDVYSPTYTYNYVTPSFNDQLKDNVSKSISFGLSIPIFNNWQTNYSVSSAKINALNSKYSYDLAEKQLQKEIQQAYADATASIKKYLAAKKSVTASQESFRYIQQKFDVGMINTVDFNLAKNNLAKARSELIKAKYEYVFRIKILDFYRGIPIKL
- the tsaB gene encoding tRNA (adenosine(37)-N6)-threonylcarbamoyltransferase complex dimerization subunit type 1 TsaB; its protein translation is MPNILAIETSTTNCSIALWSDNKIICSKENSEQNAHSRLLTVMINDLLAENNFEITSLNAIAVSIGPGSYTGLRIGVSVVKGLCYGLNLPTITVDTLKALTQQYLLLYPETKKFSKTLLCPLLDARRMEVYTALYTTTLEEIKPVSAMIIDEYSFQDELKEKNIIFFGSGVEKCKNIITSPNATFTGNIEPSAQAVALLANELYNKNQFADTAYFEPFYLKDFVAIKSTKKFF
- a CDS encoding DUF3108 domain-containing protein; the protein is MLKRVLFIIIFFVPAFLNAQVKNEEIPNTAYKSGEQLKYLVHFGFIDGGVASLAMEELEVSGKKIHHAKAIGKSVGVTDKLFKVRDVYETFIDANNGLPVKAIRDITEDTYKYYDEVLFNRKENFVITKRKGKVKVPENTVDILSAFYYARRAMFSDLKQGDILKIDTYFDDGIFTLEIRYKGTETIKTKMGKINCLKFCPVVEPGRIFDTENDVTIWISNDKNFLPVRIQFDLIVGSLKCDLIEYQNLKNNFAVSK
- a CDS encoding DUF4440 domain-containing protein, whose product is MRAIILLLFVSFTMFSCQSTKTETVDVAKSKAEILQVEKDFQKMATEKGIREAFLFYAADNVAMSRFNLIYKGKKQVNLYFDYVKINDAQLTWSPDFVDVSSSGDLGYTYGKYTYTHKDSTGKVIESKGAFHTVWKKQADGNWKFVWD
- a CDS encoding efflux RND transporter periplasmic adaptor subunit codes for the protein MINRKKTFRILLIAVIVLIVIAFVGKRLGWFGNSIEYEITTDKASKRSIVEIITANGKIQPETEVKISSDVSGEIVELNVKEGDEVKKGDLLLKIKPDTYISSLERMEASLNSAKANLANSKARLAQVEAQLTQTELTYNRNKKLFEQGAISQADYDNALAAYNMGKADVEAAKQTVVGADFNVKSGDASLKEANENLTKTSIYAPMSGTVSKLSVEYGERVVGTMQMTGTELLRIANLNIMEVKVNVNENDIVHVSMFDTSSIEIDAYPDQKFKGIVTSIANSSNTTGSTTGITTDQVTNFEVKIRILAESYLNLIPKDNPKFYPFRPGMSATVDIQTQIERNTLTVPIQSVTTRIDSSLNKTGFNKPKKENEEDVVKKADNDFKEYVFRFDSKSGTVEMVEIKTGIQDNNFIQILSGIKENDEVVSAPYSIISKKLKDKDRVKKVPAEMLFSGDK